One stretch of Bradyrhizobium canariense DNA includes these proteins:
- a CDS encoding cobalamin-binding protein — MHQFPPRRIVCLTEETVETLYLLGEQDRIVGVSGYAVRPPQVRREKPRVSAFISADIPKILALQPDLVLAFSDLQADIVADLVRAGIAIHVFNQRDIAGILAMIRTLGALVGAAERADQLATTYENRLANVAAVARPSPKPNVYFEEWDEPLISGIGWVSELIEIAGGKDILSKLRFQQAAKDRIISPDVVRDAAPDVILASWCGKKVVPDRIKNRPGWNEIPAVRDDRIVEIKSALILQPGPAALTDGLDAIVAALWPGSVKT, encoded by the coding sequence ATGCACCAATTCCCTCCCCGCCGGATTGTCTGTCTCACGGAAGAAACCGTGGAAACGCTGTATCTGCTTGGCGAGCAGGACCGTATCGTCGGTGTCTCCGGTTATGCGGTACGGCCGCCGCAGGTCAGGCGCGAGAAGCCGCGGGTATCGGCGTTTATCTCGGCGGACATCCCGAAAATCCTGGCGCTGCAACCGGACCTGGTTCTCGCCTTCTCGGACCTTCAGGCCGATATCGTCGCCGATCTCGTCCGCGCCGGCATCGCGATCCATGTCTTCAACCAGCGCGACATCGCCGGCATCCTGGCGATGATCCGCACCCTCGGCGCGCTCGTTGGCGCGGCCGAACGTGCCGATCAGCTCGCAACCACCTATGAGAATCGTCTCGCAAACGTCGCGGCGGTCGCCCGGCCGTCGCCGAAGCCAAACGTCTATTTCGAGGAATGGGATGAGCCCTTGATCAGCGGGATCGGCTGGGTATCCGAACTGATCGAGATCGCCGGGGGTAAAGACATCCTGTCGAAATTGCGATTTCAGCAGGCTGCGAAAGACCGGATCATTTCACCGGATGTCGTGCGCGACGCCGCGCCGGACGTCATCCTGGCATCATGGTGCGGCAAGAAGGTTGTGCCAGACAGGATCAAGAACCGACCAGGATGGAACGAGATTCCAGCCGTTCGCGACGATCGCATCGTCGAGATCAAGTCGGCGCTGATCCTGCAGCCCGGTCCCGCCGCGCTGACCGATGGATTGGATGCGATCGTCGCGGCGCTGTGGCCCGGATCCGTGAAGACGTAG
- a CDS encoding ArgE/DapE family deacylase — protein sequence MNATDTSRKILDAVEANFDAQLATTRDFVAIPSIRGAEGPCQDMIGDLLRQRDYEVDDWHIDVDDLKDLRGFGPIEHDFSKARTVVGTYRPSSNGGKSLILQGHCDVVPTGPLDMWETPPFSPVVKEGRMYGRGACDMKSGTIGALYALDAIKAAGLKPTARIHFQSVIEEESTGVGALSTLQRGYRADACFIPEPTGGKMVRSQVGVIWFRLRVRGFPVHVFEAGSGSNAITAAYHLIHALEKLEAEWNERAKSDVHFKALTHPINFNPGIIKGGDWASSVPAWCDVDCRIAILPGWSVADCQNEILACVSAAARDHRFLSNNPPSVEWSGFLSEGYELKDSAAPEAAFGKAFTAVYGGAVQDLVFTALTDTRFYGLNYNIPSLCFGASGAAMHGFNEYVDLDSLRKSTKATALFIAEWCGVEKA from the coding sequence ATGAATGCCACCGATACCAGCCGTAAAATCCTCGACGCCGTCGAGGCCAATTTCGACGCGCAGCTTGCGACGACGCGGGATTTTGTCGCGATTCCCTCCATCCGCGGCGCGGAAGGCCCATGCCAGGACATGATCGGCGATCTCTTGCGCCAGCGTGATTATGAGGTCGACGACTGGCACATTGACGTCGATGATCTGAAAGACCTGCGCGGTTTTGGCCCGATCGAGCATGATTTTTCAAAAGCGCGCACGGTGGTGGGGACCTACCGGCCGTCATCGAATGGCGGAAAGTCGCTAATCCTGCAGGGCCATTGCGACGTGGTTCCAACCGGCCCGCTCGATATGTGGGAGACGCCGCCGTTTTCGCCCGTGGTGAAGGAGGGTCGGATGTACGGCCGCGGCGCCTGCGACATGAAGTCCGGCACCATCGGCGCGCTCTATGCGCTCGACGCGATCAAGGCCGCAGGCCTCAAGCCGACGGCGCGGATCCACTTTCAATCCGTGATCGAGGAAGAAAGCACGGGTGTCGGTGCGCTCTCGACCTTGCAGCGCGGCTACCGTGCCGATGCCTGCTTCATCCCTGAGCCCACCGGCGGCAAGATGGTGCGCTCCCAGGTCGGTGTGATCTGGTTTCGCCTGAGGGTGCGCGGCTTTCCGGTGCATGTGTTCGAAGCCGGCTCCGGCTCCAATGCGATCACCGCGGCCTATCATCTGATTCACGCGCTGGAAAAACTGGAAGCCGAATGGAACGAGCGCGCGAAAAGCGACGTTCATTTCAAGGCGCTGACGCACCCGATCAATTTCAATCCCGGCATCATCAAGGGCGGCGACTGGGCTTCCAGTGTACCTGCTTGGTGCGACGTCGATTGCCGCATCGCTATTTTGCCGGGCTGGTCGGTCGCCGATTGCCAAAACGAAATCCTCGCCTGCGTCTCGGCCGCGGCGCGCGACCATCGCTTTCTCTCCAACAACCCGCCCAGCGTGGAATGGTCCGGATTCCTGTCGGAAGGTTATGAGTTGAAGGATTCAGCGGCGCCGGAAGCCGCGTTCGGCAAGGCCTTTACTGCGGTTTATGGCGGCGCGGTGCAGGATCTGGTGTTCACGGCGCTCACCGACACCCGGTTTTACGGCTTGAACTACAACATTCCCAGCCTGTGCTTCGGCGCCAGCGGTGCGGCGATGCACGGCTTCAACGAATATGTCGATCTCGACTCGCTGCGAAAATCAACCAAGGCCACCGCGCTGTTCATCGCAGAATGGTGCGGGGTGGAGAAGGCTTGA
- a CDS encoding DUF6719 family protein: MMTSRNKLLSILLLSGLAVPAFAGIALADQVGREQDIVNLRLGQRIRVDDGTCPAGQVKEVSGAKMSSAGVVRTRKCVPRLGAKTK; this comes from the coding sequence ATGATGACCTCACGCAATAAACTCCTTTCGATTCTGCTGCTCAGCGGTCTCGCGGTGCCGGCGTTTGCAGGTATTGCCTTGGCTGATCAGGTCGGGCGAGAACAGGACATCGTCAATTTGCGGTTGGGTCAGCGCATCCGCGTCGATGACGGAACCTGTCCCGCAGGCCAGGTCAAGGAAGTCTCCGGCGCCAAGATGAGTTCAGCCGGCGTTGTCCGGACGCGAAAATGCGTTCCGCGATTGGGTGCCAAAACCAAATAG
- a CDS encoding CreA family protein codes for MTSKALTQRDTRRLRRRILAALALVLWPVSVTFAADEPDLIFRRSTVFKLLSPNDKLATYGVDDPEVDGVACHFTVPEKGGFKGWLGLAEQVSDISLACRQIGPIHFKDKMEQGGDMFRQRRSLFFKKMQIVRGCDAKRNVLVYMVYSDKLIDGSPKNSTSSVPVMPWGAGDTAIEKCGDFVQ; via the coding sequence ATGACATCGAAAGCCTTAACTCAACGTGACACGAGACGGCTGCGCCGCCGGATCCTGGCGGCGCTCGCGCTGGTGCTCTGGCCGGTCTCGGTCACATTTGCAGCCGATGAGCCAGATCTGATCTTCCGCCGCTCAACCGTGTTCAAATTGCTCAGCCCGAACGACAAGCTGGCGACCTATGGCGTCGACGATCCCGAGGTTGACGGCGTTGCCTGCCATTTCACGGTGCCGGAGAAGGGCGGCTTCAAAGGCTGGCTTGGGCTTGCCGAGCAAGTCTCGGATATCTCGCTGGCGTGCCGTCAGATCGGCCCGATCCATTTCAAGGACAAGATGGAGCAGGGCGGCGACATGTTCCGGCAGCGCCGCTCGCTGTTCTTCAAGAAAATGCAGATTGTCCGTGGTTGCGATGCTAAGCGGAACGTATTGGTTTATATGGTCTATTCCGACAAGCTGATCGATGGCTCGCCCAAGAATTCGACGTCCTCGGTTCCGGTGATGCCCTGGGGAGCCGGCGATACCGCCATCGAGAAGTGCGGGGACTTCGTCCAGTAA
- a CDS encoding L,D-transpeptidase, which produces MSAYKNYLLSRAASSILILRLAALALAGTIAVAAPAEATVYWSDYDGGFSGPAPMAPPRAQRAQRHSGKKIDKPAREAARPQGPLIIAISINKQHLKIYDTNGFFAETPISTGMHGHSTPMGVFSVIQKQKFHQSNIYSGAPMPFMQRITWSGIAMHAGVLPGYPASHGCIRMPMAFAVKMYGWTRMGARVVVTPGEMTPASFSHPLLATQKIVPQPVAADVPKPEAEAKSDKVASTGLTNTPAIPEASLELRSTVGHDGHLQTAMDEPPALGPLNEQTHTADAGASPAIKSAVTMSDATPASADASRGDNVAIAVPPAAADAVKIDVSTTDTATPGKKPGENVAATADIPANTADAKKDQPGMFDAEKAAAPKPAPVMAAEHKRSGPISVFVSRKDSKLYVRQDFAPLFDVPVTIAPSDRPLGTHIFTAEADKNDANILHWSVVSLPTRNVARRDDDERETRRRKIAGAVEIKPIPEPDSPAEALDRLTIPPDAMARITESLSTGSSIIVSDQGIAAGETGEGTDFIVSLR; this is translated from the coding sequence TTGTCCGCGTACAAAAATTACCTTCTAAGCCGGGCAGCTTCCTCAATCCTGATCTTGCGCCTTGCCGCTTTAGCGCTTGCCGGAACAATCGCCGTCGCCGCGCCGGCGGAGGCGACGGTTTACTGGTCGGATTACGATGGTGGATTTTCGGGACCGGCACCGATGGCCCCGCCCCGTGCGCAAAGGGCGCAACGGCATTCGGGGAAAAAGATCGACAAGCCGGCAAGGGAAGCCGCCAGACCGCAGGGACCGCTGATCATCGCGATCTCGATCAACAAGCAGCATTTGAAAATATACGACACCAACGGTTTCTTCGCGGAAACGCCTATTTCGACGGGCATGCACGGCCATTCGACGCCAATGGGCGTCTTCAGCGTTATCCAGAAGCAGAAATTCCATCAGTCCAACATTTATAGCGGCGCACCGATGCCGTTCATGCAGCGGATCACCTGGTCCGGCATCGCGATGCACGCCGGCGTCCTTCCGGGCTATCCGGCGTCGCATGGCTGTATCCGGATGCCGATGGCTTTCGCCGTGAAGATGTACGGCTGGACCAGGATGGGCGCACGTGTCGTCGTTACGCCCGGCGAGATGACGCCCGCGAGCTTCTCGCACCCGTTGCTGGCGACGCAAAAAATTGTGCCGCAGCCGGTCGCCGCTGACGTACCCAAGCCGGAGGCCGAAGCAAAGAGCGACAAGGTTGCCAGCACTGGCTTGACCAATACGCCTGCGATTCCGGAGGCGAGCCTTGAACTGAGATCGACGGTCGGCCACGACGGCCACCTGCAGACCGCGATGGATGAGCCGCCGGCACTCGGGCCCTTAAACGAACAGACGCATACCGCCGACGCCGGTGCTTCGCCGGCCATCAAATCAGCGGTCACGATGTCCGACGCGACGCCCGCCAGCGCCGATGCGTCACGAGGTGATAACGTGGCCATCGCCGTGCCCCCTGCGGCTGCCGACGCCGTGAAGATTGACGTGTCGACTACGGACACGGCCACGCCGGGCAAAAAGCCTGGCGAGAACGTTGCGGCGACAGCCGACATCCCTGCCAACACTGCCGATGCGAAAAAAGATCAGCCCGGTATGTTTGATGCGGAGAAAGCGGCTGCGCCAAAGCCCGCGCCGGTCATGGCCGCGGAGCACAAGCGCTCCGGCCCGATTTCGGTGTTCGTCAGCCGCAAGGATTCAAAGCTCTATGTGCGGCAGGATTTCGCGCCGCTGTTCGATGTGCCGGTGACGATCGCACCGAGCGACCGGCCATTGGGAACCCATATTTTCACGGCGGAAGCCGACAAGAACGACGCCAACATCCTGCATTGGTCGGTGGTTTCGCTCCCCACCCGCAACGTGGCGCGGCGTGACGACGACGAGCGTGAAACGCGGCGGCGAAAGATCGCGGGCGCGGTCGAAATAAAGCCGATTCCGGAGCCGGACAGCCCCGCCGAGGCGCTGGATCGCCTCACCATCCCGCCGGATGCGATGGCGCGTATTACCGAGTCCCTCTCGACCGGCAGCTCGATCATCGTTTCCGATCAGGGCATCGCGGCGGGCGAAACCGGTGAGGGGACGGATTTCATCGTTTCGTTGCGCTAG
- a CDS encoding glutathione peroxidase yields the protein MIDRRAIITAALAAIAGPAMTRTAGAQAAMSRVTAYAFSFPALTGGDIRLGDYAGRPLLIVNTASLCGYTPQYAGLQELWTEFHDRGLMIIGVPSNDFGGQEPGGATEIAETAQHQYGVTFPIAAKAVVKGANAHPFYKWAAEARPKDVPRWNFHKYLIGRDGFIAEVFPEAVEPSDTRVKTAIARALTSPS from the coding sequence ATGATCGACCGCAGGGCCATTATCACGGCGGCGCTGGCTGCGATCGCTGGTCCGGCAATGACGCGGACGGCCGGCGCGCAGGCCGCCATGAGTCGTGTTACAGCCTACGCCTTTTCGTTTCCTGCGCTTACCGGAGGCGACATCAGGCTCGGCGATTACGCCGGACGCCCGCTGCTGATCGTCAATACGGCGTCATTGTGCGGCTACACCCCGCAATATGCCGGATTGCAGGAATTGTGGACTGAGTTTCACGATCGCGGCCTGATGATCATCGGCGTGCCCTCCAACGATTTTGGCGGCCAGGAACCGGGTGGCGCGACCGAAATCGCGGAGACGGCGCAACATCAATACGGCGTTACCTTTCCGATCGCGGCAAAAGCCGTGGTGAAGGGCGCGAATGCGCATCCATTTTATAAATGGGCGGCTGAAGCGCGGCCAAAGGACGTCCCGCGTTGGAACTTCCACAAATATTTGATCGGCCGCGACGGCTTCATCGCCGAGGTATTCCCGGAGGCGGTCGAGCCGTCGGATACGCGGGTCAAGACTGCTATCGCGCGGGCGCTGACTTCCCCTTCCTGA
- a CDS encoding polysaccharide deacetylase family protein, which produces MRFAAGLIIASAVSLCVSGAAWSQTAATKGAAPAAAPAPTPASPPAPLSKAACTNPDALGISRVVEIDTTGGPGFGFEHFKQLDFLRDHEVVLTFDDGPWVTTPTVLKALADECTTGIFFSIGKHATYYPEILKQVLAAGHTIGSHTWSHATLTNKKLTEDQRKEEIEKGFSAVKWALGGVSPAPFFRFPALQHPPEMVTYLGTRNIAMFSCDLDSFDFKARDAQQVIDVTMKKLDKLGKGIILMHDFHKHTAEALPTLLRKLKAGGYKVVRMIPKAPVQTLPQYDEELLKDAKLPTVSDRPVSSVVQTISQ; this is translated from the coding sequence ATGCGGTTTGCGGCAGGTTTGATCATTGCAAGCGCGGTTTCGCTGTGTGTGTCGGGTGCAGCATGGTCGCAGACCGCAGCCACCAAAGGCGCGGCTCCAGCGGCCGCCCCTGCTCCGACGCCCGCATCGCCTCCTGCCCCGCTTTCCAAAGCTGCTTGCACCAATCCCGATGCGCTCGGCATCAGCCGCGTCGTTGAAATCGACACCACCGGCGGCCCGGGTTTCGGCTTTGAGCATTTCAAGCAGCTCGATTTCCTGCGCGACCACGAAGTGGTGCTGACGTTTGACGACGGCCCGTGGGTAACCACGCCGACAGTGCTGAAAGCCCTGGCGGACGAATGCACCACCGGCATCTTCTTCTCGATCGGCAAGCATGCAACCTACTATCCGGAAATTCTGAAGCAGGTTCTCGCGGCCGGCCATACGATCGGATCCCACACCTGGTCGCATGCGACGTTGACCAACAAGAAGCTGACCGAAGATCAGCGCAAGGAAGAGATTGAAAAAGGCTTCAGTGCGGTGAAGTGGGCCTTGGGTGGCGTTTCGCCCGCGCCGTTCTTCCGCTTCCCGGCGCTGCAGCATCCGCCGGAAATGGTGACGTATCTCGGCACCCGAAATATCGCGATGTTCTCCTGTGATCTGGATTCCTTCGATTTCAAGGCGCGCGACGCGCAGCAGGTGATCGATGTCACGATGAAGAAGCTCGACAAGCTCGGCAAGGGCATCATCCTGATGCACGACTTCCACAAGCACACCGCGGAGGCGCTGCCCACTTTGCTGCGCAAGTTAAAGGCCGGCGGCTACAAGGTCGTCAGAATGATCCCCAAGGCGCCGGTGCAGACCCTTCCGCAGTACGACGAAGAACTTCTGAAAGACGCCAAACTGCCGACGGTCAGCGACCGCCCGGTGTCCAGCGTCGTGCAGACGATTTCGCAATAG
- a CDS encoding dihydrofolate reductase, whose product MPALIIEGYVIVSADGMLANADRVMPDALKFEGDKQFFTAALDRADLIVHGRHSFEDQTNSLRRKRIVVTRTIGTVAPDPSNPKATLWNPAGAPFEAACEHAGVGSGTVAIIGGPNVFGMFMDRYDTFWLSQAPLVHLPDGEPCFPGVPAQSPQQVLAAHGLKAGPAQILDAADGVSVTPWQRKV is encoded by the coding sequence ATGCCAGCGCTGATCATCGAGGGCTATGTCATCGTGTCGGCGGACGGCATGCTGGCGAATGCGGATCGCGTGATGCCGGATGCCCTGAAATTCGAGGGCGACAAGCAGTTCTTTACGGCCGCCCTCGACCGCGCCGACCTCATTGTCCATGGCCGCCATTCTTTCGAAGACCAGACCAACTCCCTGCGACGAAAACGGATCGTCGTGACGAGGACGATTGGCACGGTCGCGCCTGATCCTTCCAATCCCAAGGCGACCTTGTGGAATCCCGCGGGAGCGCCGTTCGAGGCGGCGTGTGAGCACGCCGGCGTCGGCAGCGGCACCGTCGCGATCATTGGCGGACCGAACGTGTTTGGAATGTTCATGGATCGCTACGATACGTTCTGGCTTTCGCAGGCGCCGCTTGTGCATCTGCCGGACGGCGAACCTTGTTTCCCGGGCGTGCCCGCGCAATCTCCGCAGCAGGTTCTGGCGGCGCATGGCCTGAAAGCCGGCCCCGCTCAAATCCTCGACGCTGCCGATGGCGTCAGCGTCACGCCCTGGCAGCGAAAAGTCTAG
- a CDS encoding DUF2336 domain-containing protein, which translates to MQVDVFDDVLVRLIERVEAQTLAQLSSNLSGVGSAPKAAVRQLAFHEDASVAAPVLKKSNRLSEQDLAEIANTRGQRHLLAISGRETLNESLSDLLVKRGDSAVRSTLAQNSGARLSGAGYAALVQDAERDDSLAEKLGLRADIPAELLRELVAKATDRVRTRLLKSASPEMQERIRAAVAKVAEQVHVPPPPKPIDYTESRSKMIQLNRTGKLNDTTVNRFAVQRDYTDVVAAISFLSAAAIGSIEPLMRNARLDGLIVACKAARLNWATTTMIIRNRPGCAPVSKQELQQGQEVFETLSLSAAQHTIQFWSAQNMAKKNDRSNTAVAAIKV; encoded by the coding sequence GTGCAGGTGGACGTGTTTGACGACGTTCTCGTTCGGCTGATCGAACGGGTTGAGGCGCAAACGCTAGCCCAGCTCAGCAGCAATCTGTCCGGAGTGGGCTCGGCTCCGAAAGCCGCGGTACGCCAGCTTGCGTTCCATGAGGATGCGTCGGTCGCCGCACCGGTCTTAAAAAAATCCAATCGTCTGTCGGAACAGGATCTGGCTGAAATCGCCAACACACGTGGCCAGCGCCATTTGCTGGCGATCTCCGGCAGAGAGACCCTCAATGAGTCCCTGAGCGATTTGCTGGTAAAGCGCGGGGATTCAGCCGTTCGCAGCACGCTCGCCCAGAATTCGGGTGCTCGCTTGTCCGGTGCGGGTTACGCTGCTCTCGTTCAGGATGCAGAGCGTGACGACAGCCTGGCCGAGAAGCTTGGGCTCCGGGCGGATATTCCGGCTGAGTTGCTCCGGGAGCTCGTTGCCAAGGCCACCGACAGGGTGCGCACGCGCCTTCTCAAGTCAGCGTCCCCTGAAATGCAGGAGAGGATCCGGGCGGCGGTCGCGAAAGTGGCTGAACAGGTCCATGTCCCTCCACCACCAAAGCCGATCGACTACACCGAATCCCGAAGCAAGATGATCCAACTCAACCGTACGGGCAAGCTGAACGATACAACCGTGAATCGATTTGCCGTCCAGCGCGATTACACCGATGTGGTGGCGGCGATCTCGTTTCTTTCCGCAGCTGCGATCGGTTCCATCGAGCCCTTGATGCGAAACGCGCGGCTGGACGGATTGATCGTGGCGTGCAAGGCCGCCAGACTGAATTGGGCGACGACGACGATGATCATACGCAATCGGCCTGGTTGCGCGCCGGTCTCCAAGCAGGAACTCCAACAAGGCCAGGAAGTGTTTGAAACGCTGTCATTGTCCGCGGCACAACACACGATCCAATTCTGGTCGGCGCAAAACATGGCAAAGAAGAACGATCGTTCGAATACCGCGGTCGCGGCAATTAAAGTTTGA
- a CDS encoding PilZ domain-containing protein, whose product MYPRRFARVRPSGRVSNAAKIIVDAKSPAIDCTVVDYSAGGACLQVTGVTSLPPRFELLHGLTRKRCRVVWRDRLRVGVAF is encoded by the coding sequence ATGTATCCGCGACGATTTGCACGCGTTCGACCTTCGGGCAGGGTTTCCAATGCCGCCAAAATTATTGTTGACGCGAAATCGCCTGCTATCGACTGCACGGTTGTCGACTATTCCGCAGGGGGCGCCTGCTTGCAGGTGACTGGCGTGACGTCGTTGCCGCCGCGGTTCGAACTACTTCACGGTCTCACGAGAAAGCGTTGCCGGGTCGTCTGGAGAGACCGACTAAGAGTTGGGGTAGCGTTCTGA
- a CDS encoding PilZ domain-containing protein, with translation MTFGLRKSGRVNFERGVEVFIMGIDGTWRRNCLMFDVSQTGARLHVEDSIEGLDLKEFFLLLSSTGLAYRRCRLIRVMGEQIGIEFLAPSKSNKKKPSK, from the coding sequence GTGACCTTCGGACTGAGAAAGAGTGGCCGCGTCAATTTCGAGCGCGGCGTAGAAGTTTTCATCATGGGAATTGACGGAACATGGCGCCGCAATTGCCTGATGTTCGACGTCTCACAGACCGGCGCGCGGTTGCACGTCGAAGACTCTATCGAAGGACTGGACCTGAAGGAATTTTTCCTTCTGCTGTCGTCGACCGGTCTTGCGTATCGCCGGTGCAGATTGATCCGGGTAATGGGCGAGCAAATCGGCATCGAATTTCTGGCGCCGAGCAAGTCGAACAAGAAGAAGCCGTCAAAATGA
- a CDS encoding HD-GYP domain-containing protein has protein sequence MRIHVVSDNRAELSAVRAMLEQQSTVTSELLGNTGTLSKEIDAVVVTADPRLVENISALKRLSGNLNRIRKRVFLIDQKNRLSIVQAYALGATHVLTNPVSKDQLLAKLFDRAPAEIAPGEILSGGQAAAQAGAASIASMFSAVSIGSPIDVKGAKDAASKIADSIAEDGLSEWLATVRHHHEGTYQHCLLVTGIAVDFGLSLGLGKADIERLHSAAMFHDIGKAKIPLAVLDKPGRLDAEERALIETHPAAGYDALKGNAHISPEILDAVRHHHEYLDGSGYPDALCAESISDIVRVLTISDIFAALIEHRHYKPTMPREQAYEIIRSMQGKLEMPLVAAFKEVALTR, from the coding sequence ATGCGCATTCACGTCGTCAGTGACAACCGTGCCGAATTGTCTGCCGTGCGCGCGATGTTGGAGCAGCAATCCACCGTAACATCGGAATTGCTTGGCAACACCGGTACCCTGAGCAAGGAGATCGACGCTGTTGTTGTTACGGCGGATCCGCGCCTCGTGGAAAACATTTCCGCCCTGAAAAGATTATCTGGAAATCTGAACCGGATACGCAAGCGCGTATTCCTTATCGATCAAAAAAACCGGCTGTCTATCGTTCAGGCGTATGCGCTGGGGGCAACGCACGTGCTGACGAATCCCGTCAGCAAGGATCAACTGCTGGCGAAGCTGTTCGACCGTGCTCCCGCAGAGATCGCGCCAGGCGAAATCCTGTCCGGCGGACAGGCAGCAGCGCAGGCCGGCGCGGCCAGCATCGCGTCGATGTTCTCGGCTGTATCCATCGGCAGCCCCATCGATGTTAAGGGCGCGAAAGACGCCGCGAGCAAGATTGCAGACAGCATCGCGGAGGATGGGCTTTCAGAATGGCTTGCGACGGTTCGTCACCACCATGAGGGCACCTATCAGCATTGCCTTCTGGTCACAGGAATAGCTGTTGATTTCGGATTGAGCCTCGGTCTGGGAAAAGCTGATATCGAACGTCTGCATTCAGCCGCGATGTTTCATGACATCGGCAAGGCCAAAATTCCGCTCGCCGTTCTGGACAAGCCCGGACGCCTTGATGCCGAGGAACGCGCGTTGATCGAAACGCATCCGGCTGCGGGATACGACGCGCTGAAGGGAAATGCCCACATCTCGCCGGAAATTCTCGATGCGGTCCGGCATCATCATGAGTATCTCGACGGCAGCGGATATCCCGATGCGCTTTGCGCTGAAAGCATATCCGACATCGTGCGGGTCTTGACCATTTCCGACATCTTCGCAGCGTTAATCGAGCATCGGCACTACAAGCCAACCATGCCCCGCGAACAGGCGTACGAGATCATACGGAGCATGCAGGGAAAGCTTGAAATGCCGCTCGTAGCCGCATTCAAAGAGGTCGCGCTGACCCGTTAG